A genomic segment from Pseudokineococcus lusitanus encodes:
- the hpt gene encoding hypoxanthine phosphoribosyltransferase: MDAADMGDDLEKVLVSEEAIATRLGELAAQVDEDYAGKDVLLVGVLKGAALVMADFVRALRVPAQMDWMAVSSYGSGTKSSGVVRIVKDLDTDITGRHVLIVEDIIDSGLTLSWLVANLSSRGAASVEILTLLRKPEAAKVHVDVRYTGFEIPNEFVVGYGLDFAEHYRGLPFVGTLAPHVYSS; the protein is encoded by the coding sequence GTGGACGCCGCCGACATGGGGGACGACCTCGAGAAGGTCCTCGTCAGCGAGGAGGCCATCGCCACCCGCCTCGGCGAGCTCGCCGCGCAGGTGGACGAGGACTACGCCGGCAAGGACGTCCTGCTCGTCGGGGTGCTCAAGGGCGCCGCCCTCGTCATGGCCGACTTCGTCCGCGCGCTCCGCGTGCCCGCGCAGATGGACTGGATGGCGGTCTCCAGCTACGGGTCCGGGACCAAGTCGTCCGGCGTCGTGCGGATCGTCAAGGACCTCGACACCGACATCACCGGCCGGCACGTCCTCATCGTCGAGGACATCATCGACTCCGGCCTGACGCTGTCCTGGCTCGTCGCGAACCTCTCCAGCCGCGGCGCCGCCTCGGTCGAGATCCTCACGCTGCTGCGCAAGCCCGAGGCCGCCAAGGTCCACGTGGACGTGCGCTACACCGGCTTCGAGATCCCCAACGAGTTCGTCGTCGGCTACGGCCTGGACTTCGCCGAGCACTACCGCGGCCTGCCCTTCGTCGGCACGCTCGCCCCCCACGTCTACAGCTCCTGA